One window from the genome of Dermacentor silvarum isolate Dsil-2018 chromosome 7, BIME_Dsil_1.4, whole genome shotgun sequence encodes:
- the LOC125946683 gene encoding tissue factor pathway inhibitor 2-like isoform X1, whose translation MKVQASLPVLLFVAQVHASPPKTCMKQPYIGSCHPLHGFWYYNPNTYSCIAVPPGTCASGRNLFPTLSVCEKTCIPLTLKKAKVCLKLPIEGPCGPVYVSWYYDYGSHQCKMFNRTICGGGANDFVTEERCQAICLRKHRPLCSLQPKPGKCLVVKLRWYFDDSSNRCREFANDRCGTNDNAFVSMRKCMERCSYMKAATGSITIQHTTQNQRPTRNKTGESGLANLILTS comes from the exons ATGAAGGTACAAGCTAGTCTACCTGTTCTTCTGTTTGTCGCACAAGTTCACG CGTCACCTCCGAAAACATGTATGAAACAACCGTATATCGGTAGCTGTCACCCATTGCATGGTTTTTGGTACTACAACCCTAATACATATTCCTGTATAGCGGTGCCACCAGgcacttgcgcctctggcagaaATTTGTTCCCCACACTCAGTGTGTGTGAGAAAACCTGTATTC CCCTAACGCTGAAAAAGGCAAAAGTATGCCTCAAGCTACCCATCGAAGGCCCGTGCGGACCAGTATATGTCTCTTGGTACTATGATTACGGCAGCCACCAATGCAAAATGTTCAACCGTACCATCTGCGGTGGCGGAGCCAACGATTTTGTGACAGAAGAGAGGTGCCAGGCCATTTGCCTAC GAAAGCACAGACCATTGTGCAGCTTGCAGCCAAAGCCTGGAAAGTGCCTGGTTGTCAAACTACGCTGGTACTTTGACGACTCGAGTAACAGGTGTCGCGAATTCGCAAATGATCGTTGTGGCACAAATGACAATGCATTTGTATCGATGCGAAAATGTATGGAAAGATGTAGCT ATATGAAAGCTGCGACGGGATCCATAACTATCCAGCACACTACACAGAATCAGCGGCCAACACGGAATAAAACTGGCGAATCTGGCCTCGCAAACCTCATACTTACTTCCTGA
- the LOC125946683 gene encoding kunitz-type serine protease inhibitor A-like isoform X2 translates to MKVQASLPVLLFVAQVHASPPKTCMKQPYIGSCHPLHGFWYYNPNTYSCIAVPPGTCASGRNLFPTLSVCEKTCIPLTLKKAKVCLKLPIEGPCGPVYVSWYYDYGSHQCKMFNRTICGGGANDFVTEERCQAICLRKHRPLCSLQPKPGKCLVVKLRWYFDDSSNRCREFANDRCGTNDNAFVSMRKCMERCSYALCTIVYTGIVNKQQKH, encoded by the exons ATGAAGGTACAAGCTAGTCTACCTGTTCTTCTGTTTGTCGCACAAGTTCACG CGTCACCTCCGAAAACATGTATGAAACAACCGTATATCGGTAGCTGTCACCCATTGCATGGTTTTTGGTACTACAACCCTAATACATATTCCTGTATAGCGGTGCCACCAGgcacttgcgcctctggcagaaATTTGTTCCCCACACTCAGTGTGTGTGAGAAAACCTGTATTC CCCTAACGCTGAAAAAGGCAAAAGTATGCCTCAAGCTACCCATCGAAGGCCCGTGCGGACCAGTATATGTCTCTTGGTACTATGATTACGGCAGCCACCAATGCAAAATGTTCAACCGTACCATCTGCGGTGGCGGAGCCAACGATTTTGTGACAGAAGAGAGGTGCCAGGCCATTTGCCTAC GAAAGCACAGACCATTGTGCAGCTTGCAGCCAAAGCCTGGAAAGTGCCTGGTTGTCAAACTACGCTGGTACTTTGACGACTCGAGTAACAGGTGTCGCGAATTCGCAAATGATCGTTGTGGCACAAATGACAATGCATTTGTATCGATGCGAAAATGTATGGAAAGATGTAGCT ACGCTCTctgcacaattgtgtacaccgggatagtgaataaacagcaaaagcattga